A single region of the Palaemon carinicauda isolate YSFRI2023 chromosome 17, ASM3689809v2, whole genome shotgun sequence genome encodes:
- the sm gene encoding heterogeneous nuclear ribonucleoprotein L: MKEPQNSSGGGGGGSSRPPLLAEPRGFGMSPSPFKAGDSQRFSGPRSSKPFQIRLNEQVDDISYKRTKIQDADHLHMSKILHEEEHSYREGGGMNGQMGGPRSSGGLFNSPMPDSRFGMNHGMSNGGLRGGGLMGGGGGPGQGGPFMGGSGGPGGSSLQAMGQPQPGLPQQGAVLMVYGLNKDKMNADRIFNLLCLYGNIVRIKFLKTKEGCAMVQMGDGLAVERAVANLNNTTFFNSKMQLGYSKQAFLADVQQPYELPDGTPSFKDYMGNKNNRFINPEMASKNRIQPPSKILHFFNTPPGLTEDQLNKVFQENDITEPKSIKLFPSKTERSSSGLLEFNNISEALEALVIANHAPIPNPSSKFPFIMKLCFSSSRHIPKMASESMKMD, translated from the exons ATGAAGGAGCCTCAAAACagcagtggtggtggtggtggtggttcaTCCCGTCCTCCCTTGTTGGCAGAGCCCCGAGGTTTCGGCATGAGCCCATCCCCCTTTA AAGCTGGTGACTCTCAAAGATTTAGTGGGCCAAGATCATCAAAGCCTTTTCAAATTAGATTAAATGAGCAAGTTGACGACATCTCTTACAAGAGGACAAAAATCCAGGATGCTGACCATCTTCATATGTCCAAAATTCTTCACGAAGAAGAACACTCCTATAGAGAAG GAGGTGGTATGAATGGACAGATGGGAGGTCCACGAAGCTCTGGAGGACTTTTCAACAGCCCCATGCCAGATAG CCGTTTCGGTATGAACCATGGTATGAGCAATGGAGGTCTGCGTGGTGGCGGTCTTATGGGAGGCGGTGGTGGTCCTGGCCAGGGAGGTCCTTTCATGGGAGGCAGTGGAGGACCAGGCGGGTCATCCCTGCAGGCCATGGGGCAGCCCCAGCCAGGTCTCCCACAGCAGGGTGCCGTCCTTATGGTTTATGGCCTCAACAAGGATAAGATGAATGCTGACCGTATCTTCAACCTTCTGTGCTTGTACGGAAACATAGTTAGG ATCAAGTTCTTGAAGACTAAAGAAGGTTGTGCTATGGTTCAAATGGGAGATGGTCTGGCTGTAGAACGCGCTGTAGCTAATCTGAACAATACCACATTCTTCAACAGCAAAATGCAACTTGG GTACTCAAAGCAGGCCTTCTTAGCTGATGTTCAACAGCCTTATGAATTGCCTGATGGTACCCCTTCATTTAAAGACTACATGGGAAACAAGAATAATAGATTCATTAACCCAGAGATGGCATCAAAGAATAGGATACAGCCACCTTCTAAG ATTCTTCACTTCTTCAACACTCCTCCTGGATTAACTGAAGATCAACTAAATAAAGTGTTCCAGGAGAATGATATAACCGAACCCAAGAGTATCAAGCTTTTCCCATCAAAGA CGGAGAGAAGCTCATCTGGTCTGTTAGAGTTCAATAATATATCGGAAGCTTTGGAGGCATTGGTTATTGCCAATCATGCACCAATTCCAAACCCAA GTAGCAAGTTCCCCTTCATCATGAAGCTCTGTTTCTCATCATCAAGACACATCCCAAAGATGGCATCAGAATCTATGAAGATGGATTGA